A DNA window from Vigna angularis cultivar LongXiaoDou No.4 chromosome 1, ASM1680809v1, whole genome shotgun sequence contains the following coding sequences:
- the LOC108321383 gene encoding LOW QUALITY PROTEIN: cysteine-rich receptor-like protein kinase 25 (The sequence of the model RefSeq protein was modified relative to this genomic sequence to represent the inferred CDS: deleted 3 bases in 2 codons) translates to MFEFLFLSFLTFATTHADTRYVDYAYLNCSTDTDAGSVFKFNLDTLLRRLSNATTDNGFNKTNVTGENPSDSVFGLFVCRADVPSQLCRQCVNKAAQQLALDCSYSQQALIWYDDCMLRYSNYSFFSTLDTRPKFTVTSILNISNEESFRRLLFRTMNKTADEVTYPLHPISAKKFATRQASVSGFQRLYCMAQCTPDLLSKDCSSCLEGAIGDLPWCCGGRQGGRVLYPSCFVRYELYPFYRHIDPSAPPSHPPRPVPVPASKFSDADPNYLNHNCSADATADSDFNKDLDTLLSYLSSNATKSYYKDSVDDNAYGLFMCRGDLPSQLCQQCVLNATSYLSSRCNSSQEAIIWFSHCMLRYSKNYFFSHMEKSPMFQMLNVTATSSPIPGQDDFTYSLSTTLASLAKAAGDSAEKYVNKSIALNDAQTLYTLGQCTQDLSSDDCVGCLSDINGRIPWSNLGSVAGRILYPSCNIRFELFQFYRAGGDPASSPFQERKKGQSRTMIFVIVPTIISLTLLSLVYYLINYYLMKRKRRKNVKRILREQFGHESVALEPLQFKLSVIEAATNNFSQENKIGRGGFGEVYKGVLDGRQIAVKRLSISSSQGENEFKNEVLSIAKLQHRNLVRFIGFCLEEQDKILIYEYVPNKSLDYFLFDTQRSKSLDWYERYNIIVGIARGILYLHEHSRLKIIHRDLKPSNILLDENMIPKISDFGLARIVEINQDQGSTLNVAGTYGYMSPEYLILGRFFEKSDVFSFGVMVLEIITGKKNASSYESNRIAYNLFSYVWRQWKDHATLGILDPSIKENFSEIEVNRCIQIGLLSVQPNPNARPTMAEIVSYISSCFYISSYLIQLPSPGEPTFGRLDRPGILQESSSSQFTNVSTPFFTNEMSMSEFLPR, encoded by the exons ATGTTTGAATTTCTCTTCCTTAGCTTCCTCACCTTTGCAACTACTCACGCAGATACACGCTACGTTGACTATGCATACCTAAATTGCTCCACTGACACAGATGCGGGCAGTGTCTTCAAATTCAATCTCGACACGCTGCTACGGAGATTATCTAATGCTACAACTGACAACGGCTTCAACAAAACCAATGTCACTGGAGAAAACCCCTCAGACTCAGTCTTTGGATTGTTCGTGTGTAGGGCTGACGTTCCCTCTCAGCTTTGTCGACAATGCGTCAACAAAGCAGCCCAACAGTTAGCCCTAGACTGTTCCTACTCCCAACAAGCTCTCATTTGGTACGATGACTGCATGCTTCGTTATTCCAACTACTCCTTCTTCTCTACCCTCGACACAAGGCCTAAGTTTACCGTAACCAGCATCCTCAACATCTCTAACGAGGAAAGCTTCAGGCGTTTATTGTTTCGGACCATGAACAAAACTGCAGATGAAGTAACTTATCCGCTTCATCCTATCAGTGCCAAGAAGTTTGCCACAAGGCAAGCAAGCGTGTCTGGATTTCAGAGGCTTTATTGTATGGCGCAGTGCACTCCAGACTTGTTATCCAAGGATTGCAGCAGCTGTCTGGAGGGAGCCATAGGGGACCTTCCATGGTGCTGTGGAGGGAGACAAGGAGGGAGAGTTTTATATCCCAGTTGTTTTGTTAGGTATGAATTGTACCCTTTTTATCGCCACATTGATCCCTCAGCGCCACCTTCGCATCCCCCACGGCCGGTTCCTGTTCCTGCGTCAAAATTTTCAGACGCAGATCCAAATTATCTTAACCACAATTGCTCAGCTGATGCCACTGCTGACAGCGATTTCAACAAGGACCTCGATACCCTCCTCTCTTACTTGTCTTCCAATGCCACCAAATCATACTACAAGGACAGTGTCGACGACAATGCGTATGGCCTATTCATGTGCCGTGGCGACCTTCCCTCTCAACTCTGTCAACAATGCGTCCTAAACGCAACCAGTTATTTATCTTCACGCTGCAATTCTTCTCAAGAGGCTATAATTTGGTTCAGCCACTGCATGCTACGCTATTCCAAGAACTATTTTTTCTCCCACATGGAAAAAAGCCCAATGTTTCAAATGTTGAATGTTACCGCTACCTCCAGCCCCATCCCTGGCCAAGACGACTTCACTTACTCATTATCAACTACTTTAGCTAGTCTGGCAAAGGCAGCAGGAGATAGTGCAGAGAAATATGTGAATAAATCAATAGCATTGAATGATGCACAGACCCTTTACACTCTTGGTCAGTGTACGCAGGATTTGTCCAGTGACGACTGTGTGGGCTGTCTCTCAGACATAAATGGAAGAATTCCATGGTCAAACTTGGGGAGCGTTGCGGGAAGAATTCTATATCCAAGCTGCAATATCAGGTTTGAATTATTCCAATTTTACAGAGCTGGTGGTGACCCAGCTTCATCACCTTTTCAAG AAAGGAAAAAAGGGCAATCTCGTACAATGATTTTTGTTATTGTACCGACGATTATTTCGCTGACACTACTCTCTTTAGTCTACTATTTGATAAACTACTATTtgatgaagagaaaaagaagaaaaaatgttaaGAGGATTCTCAGAGAACAAT TTGGTCACGAAAGTGTAGCTTTAGAGCCATTACAATTCAAGTTATCTGTAATTGAGGCCGCGACCAACAACTTTTCGCAGGAGAATAAAATTGGTAGAGGTGGATTTGGAGAAGTTTATAAg GGTGTTCTTGATGGAAGACAAATAGCGGTAAAACGACTTTCAATAAGCTCTAGCCAAGGAGAAAATGAGTTCAAGAATGAAGTTTTATCGATAGCTAAACTTCAACACAGAAATCTTGTGAGATTTATTGGCTTTTGTCTTGAAGAACAagataaaatactaatttatgaATATGTTCCAAACAAGAGTCTTGATTACTTTTTATTTG ATACTCAAAGATCGAAGTCGTTAGATTGGTATGAACGTTACAATATTATAGTGGGCATTGCTCGTGGAATTCTTTATTTACATGAACATTCtagactcaaaatcatacatcGAGATCTTAAGCCTAGTAACATTTTATTAGATGAAAATATGATTCCcaaaatttcagattttggtTTGGCTAGAATTGTTGAAATAAATCAAGATCAAGGGAGTACACTCAATGTTGCCGGAACGTA TGGTTATATGTCTCCAGAATATTTGATTCTTGGaagattttttgaaaaatcagatgtttttagttttggaGTAATGGTTCTAGAGATCATTACCGGAAAAAAGAATGCAAGTTCATATGAATCCAATCGAATTGCTTATAACCTCTTCAGTTAT GTTTGGAGGCAATGGAAGGATCATGCAACACTTGGTATATTAGACCCAagtattaaagaaaatttttctgaaattgaagTGAATAGA TGCATTCAAATTGGTTTACTAAGTGTTCAACCAAATCCCAATGCTAGACCAACAATGGCAGAAATTGTTTCATATATTAGTAGTTGTTTC TATATTAGTAGTTATTTAATTCAGTTGCCAAGTCCAGGAGAACCTACATTTGGTAGACTAGATCGACCAGGAATTTTACAAGAATCGAGTTCTAGTCAATTTACAAATGTTTCCACTCCATTCTTTACTAATGAAATGTCTATGAGTGAATTTCTTCCTCGATAA